In Methylacidiphilum infernorum V4, a single window of DNA contains:
- a CDS encoding protoglobin domain-containing protein: protein MKTNIKELTQSIINMIPSSLRFNSQDESLFQRIKPFHERLSEKIVKGFYDTLFGYPSTQSIFNPGERPLREPDLQRWWQRTITGPFDLNYWAWQSAVGVIHIKRKVKNPMMLSIWGWILMTLQKEFSSHFSPQETFEFMESWQRLAITVESLIAESYLHNYIVALAQSTGTELALLDRLVAIEVADIDPKKLE, encoded by the coding sequence ATGAAAACGAACATTAAAGAACTTACCCAGTCCATAATCAATATGATTCCCTCCTCTTTAAGGTTTAACTCCCAGGACGAATCCCTTTTTCAAAGAATTAAGCCTTTCCACGAGAGACTCTCAGAGAAGATTGTCAAGGGATTCTATGATACCCTGTTCGGGTATCCTTCGACCCAGTCCATTTTCAACCCCGGAGAACGACCCTTAAGGGAACCCGACTTGCAACGCTGGTGGCAGAGAACCATAACGGGTCCTTTTGACCTTAACTACTGGGCTTGGCAATCGGCGGTCGGGGTAATCCACATTAAAAGGAAAGTCAAAAACCCGATGATGCTTTCCATTTGGGGTTGGATCTTGATGACCCTTCAAAAAGAATTTTCATCTCACTTTTCTCCCCAGGAAACCTTTGAATTCATGGAATCCTGGCAAAGACTTGCCATAACCGTTGAATCCCTTATCGCCGAAAGCTACCTCCATAATTATATCGTCGCATTAGCCCAATCCACGGGAACCGAGTTGGCCCTCTTGGACAGGCTCGTAGCCATTGAAGTGGCAGACATCGATCCGAAAAAGCTAGAATAG
- a CDS encoding phosphate ABC transporter substrate-binding/OmpA family protein yields MIRKGICNNFGNCPNKADRRSVIEVPGDKEFVCPDCGSPLIPLEEWNKKKGKKFFFPLLFIALVLPGIIIVLGSHFFSSKEQKKGMGLATSQLQILFVLSGENRLVESLVRPLVLGFLNDVVKGKNPEWIEHDPKESEVACELPGGKAKGLIKIFTESPNSGFMRMASMKEPVGLFCCRKVTPEELKRFPFDMTSSDHEYVIGQSGVVVFVNGQNPIDSLSLEQLQKIFSGQLTDWKELTQGFKGKIMPVVPAEKSFCGWQNFANLFGGGLQQNGKEQKAIPGDEFKKRISKDPGILGIEDFSRLSATVSSVKILSLYMKGAVAFKPTPLTIGTEAYPLSYRIYFYVSPNGSSTWIQAFIQYILSDAGQKVVSSRGFVGSGLKEERSLVNLSPLSNEPIPADASTRYRTLVKDSTRVPFDIRFRFGTAELDNKGRVDIQRLARFLSEAENSDKGVLLIGFTDNVGSHTYNLGLSLERAQSVAKALESRGITVVNVAGAGEEMPVASNESEEGREKNRRVEVWLCPKKK; encoded by the coding sequence ATGATAAGAAAAGGGATCTGCAATAACTTTGGGAATTGTCCGAACAAGGCCGACCGCCGCAGCGTTATTGAAGTTCCCGGGGACAAGGAATTTGTCTGCCCGGATTGTGGCAGTCCGCTGATCCCTCTTGAGGAGTGGAACAAAAAGAAAGGAAAGAAGTTTTTTTTTCCTTTGCTTTTTATAGCCTTGGTTTTGCCGGGAATCATCATTGTCTTGGGTAGCCATTTCTTTAGTTCCAAGGAACAAAAAAAGGGGATGGGCTTGGCTACTTCCCAGTTGCAAATTCTTTTTGTTCTTAGCGGTGAGAATAGACTTGTGGAAAGCCTGGTTCGTCCCTTGGTTTTAGGTTTTTTAAACGACGTGGTAAAAGGGAAGAACCCGGAGTGGATTGAACACGATCCAAAGGAAAGCGAAGTGGCGTGTGAACTGCCGGGCGGGAAAGCCAAGGGCTTGATTAAAATTTTTACCGAGTCTCCAAATTCCGGGTTTATGCGGATGGCTTCGATGAAGGAACCGGTGGGGCTCTTTTGCTGCCGGAAGGTTACCCCTGAAGAATTGAAAAGATTCCCCTTCGATATGACTTCTTCCGACCATGAATATGTTATCGGGCAAAGCGGAGTGGTGGTTTTCGTCAACGGTCAAAATCCTATAGATTCCTTGTCCCTAGAACAATTGCAAAAAATCTTTTCCGGACAGCTTACCGATTGGAAAGAATTAACCCAAGGATTTAAAGGAAAAATCATGCCGGTCGTTCCGGCTGAAAAAAGCTTTTGTGGTTGGCAAAATTTCGCCAACCTTTTTGGAGGTGGCCTGCAACAGAATGGAAAAGAGCAAAAAGCTATCCCTGGAGATGAGTTCAAGAAAAGGATATCGAAAGATCCCGGAATTTTAGGGATAGAGGATTTTTCGAGGTTGTCGGCTACCGTCAGTTCTGTGAAAATTCTTTCCCTCTACATGAAAGGGGCAGTGGCATTCAAGCCTACTCCGTTGACCATTGGGACCGAAGCATATCCTTTATCTTACCGGATCTATTTCTATGTTTCTCCGAACGGTTCCTCGACATGGATTCAAGCATTTATCCAATACATTTTGTCGGATGCAGGTCAAAAGGTCGTTTCTTCTCGGGGTTTTGTAGGCAGCGGACTCAAGGAAGAAAGATCTTTAGTTAATCTCAGCCCGCTCTCGAATGAACCCATTCCTGCCGATGCCTCGACAAGGTATCGAACCTTGGTGAAAGATTCGACAAGGGTCCCTTTCGATATCCGGTTTCGCTTTGGAACGGCGGAATTGGATAACAAGGGAAGAGTCGATATTCAAAGGTTGGCCCGATTTCTTTCCGAAGCTGAGAATAGCGATAAAGGGGTTCTCTTGATCGGTTTTACGGATAATGTGGGAAGTCATACCTATAATCTAGGTCTTTCTTTGGAAAGAGCCCAAAGTGTTGCTAAAGCCCTGGAAAGTCGAGGCATTACGGTTGTTAACGTGGCTGGGGCGGGTGAAGAAATGCCCGTAGCCTCAAATGAGTCCGAAGAAGGAAGAGAAAAAAATAGGCGCGTAGAAGTCTGGCTCTGTCCAAAAAAGAAATAA
- a CDS encoding tubulin-like doman-containing protein, translating into MNANHFIIGLGGTGGKVIRAFRKTIFQEFRKVDPPDIRLSYLYVDSSDELMRLDDPSWKVLGQSVQIPPTSQLLIKSSNLAAILDDLPSYPGIQPWIGDKNVWKDILNSIVGDAKGGQKRRLGRFLFASHADEFCSKLTHLVNEMQKGGQQNVTFHVCCGLAGGTGSGTLIDCICQIRKNYPDPLGYRIILYTLLPEEHPKPNWNTGNYHANGYAALVELNALSIGKFSPCDIAGDGKKLEGLKDPFNGCYLFTNFNENGLAVDVAEDIPNILADFLYQKIVTVRNINWESLGRSENAENGDNSPETLPGLNEPVRSKRFLTFGVKRIAVPEPEIAEYLTFQFARQAALQLRYNNWSETDGFLADPRNLDMVSYVSSPEQLERWMLTDEHFILSAPILESDGSGTKWQPISRYWMNATTNFKQYTQEKDPADKWLDRMKGFLDARFLEQYRGQGVKAFYETVGQSTRERAREIRQRLERELFSEWINGTKSAHEISLLLGALITHLKGRYDRIEEEITKLKPREEELAKKLKDQEKEWAKIGLISDMFGKRKRLFDAASVVLQDLYSSRTAIEGWQFAKKFLPVIIEEIVLLKADVDKAASMIAEALKTFEDQIAARCADQGGIIDLRKQVIRFYDPELVKSVTKRLIKDQKEATTQTQRVRTALAEKLGERLDFKTLNERVSKTVFLDTLEKQCMENAKIAHNNLVQTAAERLIGVSIIEKLKDRYSDRQSLRLYLDGVVKAAGNYLLFNADEKRRSGPGINPAAQIGVSNFTVILPKAAEMEDYLKLLREVFFECIRNPSKEFIENDNRPNEIILVSITNLFPLRIVQPVFFLKSKYLERVSGPDSKRARMELHIEGDGQLLPSLFVPSRSEMEERIAPALLLGMVLKEKDDGGNERELVQKCQTDTGGFQLGFMRKDEYGFDQPVYLGGETFSETLANIREAEGLLLEEKVALLLSNPEYKIESQRKAAESAIVKLVNGLRQSIPPTDPRAKKLPDWGKLAIKRIRGEI; encoded by the coding sequence ATGAATGCCAATCATTTCATCATCGGGTTAGGAGGCACGGGAGGGAAAGTCATCCGGGCTTTCCGCAAAACCATTTTCCAGGAATTCCGAAAGGTTGATCCTCCCGACATTAGGCTGTCCTATTTGTATGTCGATTCCAGTGACGAGCTGATGCGGCTTGATGATCCGAGTTGGAAAGTTCTCGGTCAAAGCGTTCAGATTCCTCCTACCAGTCAACTTCTCATTAAATCTTCGAATCTTGCCGCCATTCTTGACGATCTGCCCAGCTACCCGGGAATTCAACCGTGGATCGGCGATAAAAATGTATGGAAAGATATTCTCAATAGCATCGTTGGAGACGCCAAGGGAGGACAGAAAAGAAGGCTGGGAAGATTTCTCTTCGCCAGTCATGCCGATGAATTTTGCAGCAAGCTTACCCACCTGGTTAACGAAATGCAAAAAGGAGGTCAACAAAATGTCACTTTCCATGTTTGTTGTGGGTTGGCTGGGGGAACGGGCAGTGGCACACTCATCGATTGTATATGCCAAATCCGGAAAAATTATCCTGATCCCCTTGGATATAGGATTATTCTTTATACCCTGCTCCCCGAAGAACATCCTAAACCCAATTGGAATACCGGTAACTACCATGCCAACGGCTACGCCGCCTTGGTTGAACTCAACGCGCTTAGCATCGGCAAGTTTAGTCCCTGTGATATAGCAGGAGATGGGAAGAAACTGGAGGGGCTTAAAGATCCTTTCAACGGTTGTTACCTTTTTACCAACTTTAATGAAAATGGCCTTGCCGTGGATGTTGCAGAGGATATTCCCAATATCTTGGCCGATTTCCTTTACCAAAAAATAGTCACCGTAAGAAATATTAACTGGGAGTCGCTGGGGAGATCAGAAAATGCCGAGAACGGCGATAATTCCCCTGAAACTTTACCAGGCCTCAATGAACCGGTCCGCTCGAAAAGATTTTTGACCTTCGGGGTCAAAAGAATAGCGGTTCCGGAACCCGAGATTGCTGAATACTTGACCTTCCAGTTTGCCAGGCAAGCAGCCCTGCAACTGCGTTATAATAATTGGTCGGAAACGGATGGATTCTTGGCCGATCCCCGCAATTTAGACATGGTCAGCTATGTGAGTAGTCCTGAACAGCTTGAAAGATGGATGCTGACCGACGAGCATTTTATTCTTTCAGCCCCGATTCTCGAATCGGATGGGTCAGGAACGAAATGGCAGCCGATAAGTCGTTATTGGATGAATGCAACGACGAATTTTAAACAGTATACCCAGGAAAAGGATCCGGCGGATAAGTGGCTGGACCGGATGAAGGGTTTTTTAGACGCCAGGTTCCTGGAGCAATATAGGGGACAGGGGGTCAAAGCTTTTTACGAGACGGTGGGGCAATCGACGAGAGAAAGGGCCAGGGAGATACGTCAAAGGTTGGAGCGGGAACTTTTTTCGGAGTGGATCAATGGAACGAAATCTGCCCATGAGATCAGCCTCCTTCTTGGAGCCTTGATCACCCATCTTAAGGGGAGGTATGACCGGATTGAAGAAGAAATAACCAAACTGAAGCCTAGGGAAGAAGAATTGGCTAAGAAATTAAAGGATCAGGAAAAAGAATGGGCTAAGATTGGATTAATTTCGGATATGTTCGGGAAAAGAAAGAGGCTTTTTGATGCGGCCTCGGTTGTTTTGCAAGATCTCTATTCTAGCCGAACGGCGATCGAAGGTTGGCAGTTTGCCAAGAAATTCCTGCCTGTCATTATCGAAGAAATCGTTTTGTTAAAAGCCGATGTGGATAAGGCCGCCTCGATGATCGCCGAAGCCTTAAAAACGTTCGAAGACCAGATTGCAGCTCGATGTGCAGACCAGGGAGGAATAATCGACTTAAGAAAGCAGGTTATCCGGTTTTACGATCCGGAGCTTGTTAAAAGCGTAACAAAAAGATTAATCAAGGATCAGAAGGAAGCTACGACGCAGACCCAGAGAGTGCGTACGGCGCTGGCCGAAAAACTGGGAGAAAGACTCGATTTTAAGACCCTTAACGAGAGGGTTTCAAAGACCGTCTTTTTGGATACCCTGGAAAAACAATGCATGGAAAATGCGAAGATCGCCCACAACAACTTGGTCCAAACCGCAGCCGAACGGTTGATCGGGGTAAGTATTATTGAAAAACTCAAGGATAGATATTCGGATAGGCAATCCTTAAGACTTTACTTGGATGGGGTTGTCAAAGCGGCGGGTAATTATCTGCTCTTTAACGCGGATGAAAAGAGAAGATCGGGACCGGGAATCAATCCTGCTGCTCAAATTGGAGTGTCCAATTTTACCGTCATACTGCCCAAGGCAGCCGAAATGGAAGATTATTTGAAACTTTTAAGAGAAGTCTTTTTTGAATGTATTCGTAATCCGAGCAAGGAGTTTATAGAAAATGACAACAGGCCGAACGAAATTATTCTTGTGAGTATAACCAACCTGTTCCCCTTGCGCATTGTTCAGCCTGTTTTTTTTCTTAAATCAAAATACTTGGAAAGGGTCAGTGGCCCGGATTCGAAAAGGGCGAGGATGGAACTCCATATCGAAGGGGATGGGCAACTCCTCCCTTCTCTTTTCGTCCCGTCTCGCTCGGAAATGGAAGAGAGGATAGCCCCGGCCCTCCTTCTAGGGATGGTTCTTAAAGAAAAAGATGACGGCGGTAATGAAAGAGAACTGGTTCAAAAATGTCAAACCGATACGGGAGGATTTCAATTGGGCTTTATGCGGAAAGATGAATATGGGTTTGACCAGCCTGTATATCTTGGAGGAGAAACTTTTTCTGAAACCCTCGCCAATATTCGAGAAGCAGAAGGGCTGTTGCTGGAAGAGAAAGTAGCTCTTCTTCTTAGCAATCCTGAGTATAAAATTGAATCTCAAAGGAAAGCGGCGGAAAGTGCGATTGTGAAGTTGGTTAACGGCCTAAGGCAATCGATTCCTCCAACCGACCCTAGGGCTAAAAAACTTCCAGATTGGGGTAAACTGGCTATAAAAAGGATCCGGGGAGAAATCTGA
- a CDS encoding tetratricopeptide repeat protein → MNKKREEIDQAMARKSFPGKRTSVFLQLVLGIFFFKEWVGGADLGKGDDGLFAQAYQDALVAFKRLNVDEAQKAILKAQELKPKDPRAIVLAARIFLQKKEYNKAEKELYKVFKIQPDYSPAYQYLGEVFYAKKDYKEALYRFEQAALHDSSNKEILLKRIYCMIGLGRVDSAESLIAGLSAFDESSPGYYFAKAALCRVLKKYNEEKSLLDTARIIYGNDAFSQYLHDYESLFAKKETLD, encoded by the coding sequence GTGAATAAAAAAAGAGAAGAGATCGACCAAGCTATGGCAAGAAAAAGCTTTCCAGGAAAAAGAACGTCCGTGTTCCTGCAGTTGGTATTGGGGATTTTTTTTTTTAAAGAATGGGTAGGAGGGGCCGATTTGGGGAAAGGGGATGACGGCCTTTTTGCACAAGCTTATCAAGACGCATTAGTTGCTTTCAAGAGGCTGAATGTGGACGAAGCGCAAAAGGCTATTCTAAAAGCTCAAGAATTAAAGCCTAAAGATCCACGAGCGATAGTCTTGGCAGCACGAATATTTTTACAAAAAAAGGAGTACAACAAGGCGGAAAAGGAACTTTACAAGGTTTTTAAGATCCAGCCCGATTATAGTCCCGCCTACCAGTATTTGGGAGAAGTTTTTTATGCCAAGAAAGATTACAAGGAAGCCCTGTACCGATTTGAGCAGGCGGCTTTGCATGATTCTTCAAATAAAGAAATCCTTCTTAAGAGGATCTATTGCATGATAGGCTTGGGGAGGGTGGATTCGGCAGAAAGCTTGATTGCGGGCTTAAGCGCATTTGATGAATCCTCTCCCGGCTATTATTTTGCCAAGGCAGCTCTTTGCCGGGTGCTTAAAAAGTATAATGAAGAAAAAAGCCTGTTGGATACGGCTCGAATCATTTATGGTAACGATGCTTTTAGCCAATACCTTCACGATTATGAATCCTTGTTTGCCAAAAAAGAGACTTTAGATTAA
- the pgl gene encoding 6-phosphogluconolactonase: MMKRIETVIFEGEQEWLNYLCASFKKIVESSLSNALLCHVALSGGKTPFSFYERLTKEDLPWEKICFWLGDERWVAVNDPQSNEGMILRAFGDISKKFQFYGWHLSEDPQQAAFLYEKLLIEKIGNPPIFDLVLLGIGEDGHTASLFPGSEALEEKNRYVAVTSNPSNGQIRLTFTFPLLNRARQAWFLVAGRKKQKVIENILLSNTDLPAGRLSVKNQWLIWLNKEPSF; this comes from the coding sequence ATGATGAAACGGATAGAGACGGTAATTTTCGAAGGTGAGCAAGAGTGGTTGAATTATCTCTGCGCTTCTTTTAAAAAAATCGTAGAGAGTTCCTTGTCAAACGCCCTTCTCTGTCATGTCGCTTTATCGGGGGGAAAAACTCCTTTTTCCTTTTATGAGCGGCTAACCAAAGAAGATTTACCGTGGGAAAAAATCTGTTTTTGGCTTGGAGATGAACGTTGGGTTGCCGTTAATGATCCCCAAAGCAACGAAGGAATGATTTTAAGGGCTTTTGGCGACATCTCTAAGAAATTCCAGTTCTATGGCTGGCATCTTTCCGAGGATCCCCAACAAGCCGCTTTTCTCTATGAAAAATTGCTGATAGAAAAAATCGGTAATCCTCCTATTTTTGACTTGGTCTTATTGGGTATTGGAGAGGATGGCCATACGGCTTCCCTTTTCCCCGGCTCTGAAGCCTTGGAAGAAAAGAACAGGTATGTAGCGGTGACTTCAAATCCATCGAATGGCCAGATCCGGTTAACTTTTACCTTTCCTTTGCTCAACCGGGCTCGTCAAGCATGGTTTTTGGTTGCAGGTAGGAAAAAACAAAAAGTGATCGAAAATATCCTTTTATCTAATACTGATTTGCCCGCGGGAAGACTCTCGGTTAAGAACCAATGGCTAATCTGGCTCAATAAAGAACCTTCCTTTTGA
- the zwf gene encoding glucose-6-phosphate dehydrogenase, which produces MVSSKTSRMAMAAVPKINPTAVVIFGATGDLTQRKIIPAFYHLRLHNRLPEHFAIIGFARRPYSEKEFRILLKQALEDYSHTHPIDLGVWQWLEQNLFYLQGDLANPEDYVKLAHFLETLPDAKFYKGNFLYYLATAPKYFAIVAENLAKAGLNPRAGELEHRRLIVEKPFGTDLNSARELNAILQKYFPEKSIYRIDHYLGKETVQNLLYFRFGNSIFEPLWDRKYIDHIQITVAETQTIGSRGEYYDSAGASRDMLQNHLMQLFSLIAMEPPASLEAESIRDEKVKVLKSVPIPSSEEWLRNSVRAQYGPGILGGKTVKAYREEDKVSRKSLTETYVCVKLEVDNWRWSGVPFYLRTGKALAKQFSEICIVFNRPPCVLFANSTKKVARNWLKIRIQPNEGIHLLFNTKVPNQPALEEAKMDFYYRRYGGHYFPEAYERLLLDALAGESTLFTRSDEVEYAWKIIDALRNAWNEEECDAIPLYAPGSMGPVEADELLRREGRYWGPPPKEEEDIGDGES; this is translated from the coding sequence ATGGTCAGCTCAAAAACCAGCCGTATGGCCATGGCGGCTGTTCCCAAAATCAATCCTACGGCTGTCGTTATTTTTGGAGCGACGGGGGATTTAACGCAAAGAAAAATTATTCCTGCTTTTTATCATCTCCGGTTGCATAATCGACTCCCCGAGCATTTTGCCATAATTGGGTTTGCCCGAAGACCTTATAGTGAAAAAGAATTTAGAATTCTTTTGAAACAAGCCCTTGAGGATTACTCACATACACACCCTATTGATCTGGGTGTTTGGCAATGGTTAGAACAAAACTTGTTTTATCTACAGGGAGACCTTGCCAATCCTGAAGACTATGTCAAGTTAGCCCACTTTTTGGAAACATTGCCCGACGCCAAGTTTTATAAAGGAAACTTTCTTTATTATCTGGCTACAGCCCCAAAATATTTTGCAATCGTGGCTGAAAATTTAGCCAAGGCGGGGTTGAATCCAAGAGCCGGAGAGCTAGAACATAGAAGGCTAATCGTAGAAAAACCTTTTGGGACAGATTTAAATTCCGCCAGAGAACTGAATGCCATTCTCCAAAAATATTTTCCCGAAAAGAGCATTTATCGTATCGATCATTACTTGGGGAAAGAAACGGTACAAAATCTTCTTTACTTTAGGTTTGGCAATTCGATTTTTGAACCTTTATGGGATCGTAAATATATCGATCATATCCAGATAACGGTTGCAGAAACCCAGACTATAGGGAGCCGTGGTGAATATTATGATTCTGCGGGTGCATCCCGAGACATGTTGCAGAATCACCTCATGCAACTTTTTAGTCTCATTGCCATGGAACCCCCGGCTTCTTTAGAAGCAGAATCGATTAGGGATGAGAAAGTAAAAGTTTTAAAATCCGTTCCTATTCCGTCTTCAGAGGAATGGTTACGCAATAGTGTTCGAGCCCAGTACGGACCCGGGATACTAGGAGGAAAAACCGTTAAAGCCTACAGGGAAGAAGATAAAGTATCAAGAAAATCTTTAACGGAAACCTATGTTTGCGTAAAACTAGAAGTGGATAATTGGAGGTGGAGTGGAGTCCCTTTCTATTTAAGAACAGGAAAAGCCCTGGCTAAACAATTTAGTGAAATATGCATTGTTTTCAATCGTCCCCCTTGCGTTTTATTTGCAAACAGCACCAAGAAAGTGGCCAGGAATTGGTTAAAGATCAGGATTCAACCCAACGAAGGCATACACCTTCTTTTTAATACTAAAGTCCCTAATCAACCCGCTCTCGAAGAAGCCAAAATGGATTTCTACTACCGAAGATATGGAGGGCATTATTTTCCCGAGGCCTATGAAAGATTACTCCTTGATGCCCTGGCCGGAGAATCCACCCTCTTTACCCGTTCCGATGAAGTAGAATATGCCTGGAAAATTATCGATGCCCTAAGAAATGCTTGGAATGAGGAAGAGTGTGATGCTATCCCCCTGTATGCTCCAGGCTCAATGGGACCTGTCGAAGCAGATGAGCTGTTGCGTAGAGAGGGGAGGTATTGGGGCCCCCCTCCAAAAGAAGAAGAAGACATAGGGGATGGAGAAAGTTAG
- the amoC gene encoding bacterial ammonia monooxygenase, subunit AmoC, with protein MAQATTQTVSISIPEKSAFSWKNLWIALAVITVFEIAVNVYERTFAIAKGLDYFTPQYQTYWMSILYTELILEPTTLIALCSWLWVTRDRAMENLAPAEELRRYWNLGLFVVVYTVLLYWGASYYTEQDGTWHQTVIRDTDFTPSHIIEFYQSYPIYIIAGVGSMVYAMTRLPAYARAFSVPYAVLVGSPLMIFPNVGLNEFGHTRWFMEELFVAPLHWGFVMFGWGALAILGTWLQACPRVLELIKQVYYGKPATAPAVVLNEPEKVTKMELCEI; from the coding sequence ATGGCACAAGCGACAACGCAAACGGTATCGATATCCATACCGGAGAAGTCAGCCTTCTCTTGGAAAAACCTATGGATCGCTCTGGCGGTCATAACGGTGTTTGAAATCGCCGTTAACGTCTATGAGCGGACCTTTGCCATAGCCAAGGGATTGGACTACTTTACTCCGCAGTATCAAACCTATTGGATGAGTATTCTTTATACCGAGCTGATTCTCGAGCCGACCACGCTCATCGCGCTCTGCTCCTGGTTATGGGTGACCAGGGATCGTGCGATGGAAAATCTTGCTCCTGCAGAGGAGTTGAGGCGGTATTGGAACCTGGGGTTATTTGTGGTGGTTTATACCGTGCTCTTGTACTGGGGAGCGAGCTACTACACAGAGCAGGACGGCACATGGCATCAGACGGTGATAAGGGATACGGACTTCACACCTAGCCACATCATCGAGTTCTACCAGAGCTATCCTATTTATATTATAGCTGGGGTAGGATCGATGGTGTATGCGATGACGAGACTTCCTGCCTATGCTAGGGCCTTTTCCGTGCCCTATGCGGTGCTGGTAGGCTCTCCCTTGATGATATTCCCCAACGTGGGATTGAACGAATTCGGTCATACCCGTTGGTTCATGGAAGAGCTGTTTGTGGCACCCTTGCACTGGGGATTCGTCATGTTTGGCTGGGGAGCTCTGGCTATCCTGGGAACGTGGCTACAAGCTTGCCCAAGAGTGTTAGAACTGATCAAGCAGGTCTACTATGGCAAGCCGGCTACTGCTCCAGCGGTTGTGTTAAATGAGCCAGAGAAAGTAACAAAAATGGAATTGTGCGAAATATAA
- a CDS encoding RNA-guided endonuclease InsQ/TnpB family protein, which yields MMGSRHLARSIADISFFEFRRQLEYKAAMRGSVVVVADRFYASSKTCSACGYELETLPLSAREWTCPACGAIHDRDLNAAKNLERLALATASSAGSYACGEEGSGLAFCAKRNRLDEAGSQLCRWLSRNE from the coding sequence ATGATGGGCAGCCGGCATCTTGCCCGTTCCATCGCAGACATTAGTTTCTTCGAGTTCCGGCGGCAGCTGGAGTACAAGGCCGCGATGCGGGGAAGCGTGGTGGTGGTTGCGGATCGGTTCTACGCCAGCAGCAAGACATGTTCGGCGTGCGGGTACGAGTTGGAAACCTTGCCGCTGTCGGCGCGGGAGTGGACTTGTCCGGCCTGCGGTGCGATCCACGACCGCGACCTGAACGCGGCAAAAAATCTTGAGCGCCTAGCGCTCGCTACGGCGAGTTCCGCCGGAAGTTACGCCTGTGGAGAGGAAGGCTCTGGCTTGGCGTTTTGCGCCAAGCGAAACCGCCTCGACGAAGCAGGAAGTCAGCTTTGTCGATGGCTGAGCAGGAATGAGTAA
- a CDS encoding RNA-guided endonuclease InsQ/TnpB family protein — translation MAIIQLGKAFQNFFAGRARYPTFRRKGIHDRFTLTNDQFEVDGCRIRIPNLGWVRMREPLRFTGKIMSATVSRVADRWFASITVYAPELQLPKAENQGAVGVDLGLTALATLSTGEKVPGPKPHKARLGRLRRLSRSLSRKAKGSANRRKAKVKLARLHARIANSRMDALHKLSAGLTRRFSLIGA, via the coding sequence ATGGCGATTATTCAGCTGGGAAAGGCATTCCAGAACTTTTTCGCCGGACGTGCCAGATACCCAACCTTTCGCAGGAAAGGTATCCACGACCGGTTCACGCTCACCAACGACCAGTTTGAGGTTGACGGCTGCCGCATTCGCATCCCGAATCTTGGCTGGGTGCGCATGCGCGAGCCGTTGCGCTTCACCGGCAAGATCATGTCGGCCACGGTCTCCCGGGTGGCCGACCGATGGTTCGCCAGCATCACAGTCTACGCGCCCGAGCTGCAGCTACCCAAAGCCGAGAACCAAGGCGCGGTGGGTGTGGACTTGGGCCTGACCGCGCTGGCAACGCTCTCGACTGGGGAAAAGGTGCCTGGCCCCAAGCCGCACAAGGCGCGGCTGGGCCGCTTGCGCAGGCTCTCGCGGAGCCTCTCGCGCAAGGCTAAGGGATCGGCCAACCGGCGAAAGGCCAAGGTAAAGCTGGCTAGGCTACACGCTCGAATCGCCAACAGCCGCATGGACGCCCTGCACAAGCTGTCGGCCGGCCTCACGCGTCGGTTTTCACTCATCGGCGCCTGA
- a CDS encoding helix-turn-helix domain-containing protein, which produces MLISHKIALDPNNAQATYFAKAAGTARFAYNWALEQWQKQYEAWKADNTLPKPTQYSLRRQLNSVKREQFPVSARSHQVRAADGDYSAGKGIPELFRRTCQIPNLSQERYPRPVHAHQRPV; this is translated from the coding sequence ATGCTGATTTCCCACAAAATCGCCCTTGATCCGAACAACGCGCAGGCGACCTATTTCGCAAAAGCTGCGGGCACGGCACGCTTCGCTTACAACTGGGCGCTGGAGCAGTGGCAAAAGCAGTACGAGGCATGGAAGGCCGACAACACATTGCCAAAACCGACTCAGTATTCCTTGCGCCGCCAGCTCAACAGCGTCAAGCGCGAGCAGTTCCCCGTGTCTGCTCGAAGTCACCAAGTGCGCGCCGCAGATGGCGATTATTCAGCTGGGAAAGGCATTCCAGAACTTTTTCGCCGGACGTGCCAGATACCCAACCTTTCGCAGGAAAGGTATCCACGACCGGTTCACGCTCACCAACGACCAGTTTGA